From Natrinema amylolyticum, the proteins below share one genomic window:
- a CDS encoding metallophosphoesterase, producing MTDDTAVDVPFSIRDRAVLFPAAETLVLADIHLGKAAASSVEAPIDDGSDAVERLRGLLADAEPTTVVVAGDLLHSFSRVPRGVERDLERFVETVDAAGADLIVTPGNHDTMLENVFSGATVGEYRLDDGETVVCHGHERPEAAAERYVVGHDHPALSIEGRKLPCFLYGPACYDGADVLVLPAFTRLAAGSTVNGMAGRDFQTPLVRTADAFHPAVRDDSSGEVLWFPPLGELRRLL from the coding sequence ATGACTGACGACACTGCCGTCGACGTTCCGTTCTCGATCCGCGACCGCGCCGTCCTCTTCCCCGCCGCCGAGACGCTCGTCCTCGCCGATATTCACCTCGGCAAGGCGGCCGCCTCGAGCGTCGAGGCACCGATCGACGACGGGAGCGACGCCGTCGAGCGGCTTCGGGGGCTCCTCGCGGACGCCGAGCCGACCACGGTCGTCGTCGCCGGGGACCTGCTGCACTCGTTTTCGCGGGTTCCGCGGGGGGTCGAGCGCGATCTCGAGCGGTTCGTCGAGACCGTCGACGCGGCGGGTGCCGACCTGATCGTCACGCCCGGCAACCACGATACGATGCTCGAGAACGTGTTTTCAGGCGCGACCGTCGGGGAGTACCGGTTGGACGACGGCGAGACGGTGGTCTGTCACGGCCACGAGCGCCCCGAGGCGGCGGCCGAGCGCTACGTCGTCGGCCACGACCATCCGGCGCTGTCGATCGAGGGTCGTAAACTGCCGTGTTTCCTCTACGGGCCGGCGTGCTACGACGGCGCGGACGTGCTCGTCCTCCCGGCGTTTACCCGGCTCGCCGCCGGGTCGACGGTCAACGGGATGGCCGGTCGCGACTTCCAGACGCCGCTGGTCCGAACCGCCGACGCGTTTCACCCCGCGGTCAGGGACGACTCGAGCGGCGAGGTCCTGTGGTTCCCGCCGTTGGGGGAGCTACGGCGGTTGCTGTGA